A section of the Leishmania braziliensis MHOM/BR/75/M2904 complete genome, chromosome 13 genome encodes:
- a CDS encoding squalene monooxygenase-like protein, translated as MLYFFATVLCAFGTLLLLNRTLSRLRVSPARTSYDYDVIIVGGSIAGPVMAKVLSDQGRKVLMVERTLFTKPDRIVGELLQPGGLNALKEVGMKECAESIGMPCHGYLVVDLKGDQVDLPYRKGASGVSFHFGDFVQGLRSYVFHNCKKNVTMIEGTVNAILTEGFSFSERAYGVEYTVAEKYEVPANPFREDPPKADPMVRTVRRVATAPLVVMCDGGMSKWKSRYQHYTPASANHSNFVGLVLKKVRLPKEQRGTVFFGKTGPILSYRLDDSELRILVDYNKPMLPSLEKQSEWLIQDVAPRLPEHMREEFIRVSKDTKSLRSMPVALYPPAFPCIKGYVGIGDHANQRHPLTGGGMTCCFRDAIRLANSLKGIPSLRSANQDEMAAIEDTVQSAILNYVRFRYTHSCCINLLSWALYSVFSTPALRDACFDYFVCGGECVSGPMDLLAGLDPSLGALIFHYYGVVLYSVANVIMGVGVHNGSGKQLSDLEKLMNVASFFVDWERMKHAAYLLGKSTKIALPLVKNEFFSMWRFVDPTSPLANISKRIKMMIYARQLNGKQRKPVGI; from the coding sequence ATGCTGTACTTCTTCGCCACTGTTCTCTGTGCATTCGGCACACTCCTACTGCTGAACCGCACGCTCTCGAGGCTGCGCGTAAGTCCGGCGCGCACGTCGTACGACTACGATGTCATCATTGTCGGTGGCAGCATCGCAGGCCCGGTGATGGCCAAGGTGCTGTCAGATCAGGGCCGAAAAGTACTCATGGTAGAGCGTACGCTGTTCACTAAGCCGGACCGCATCGTTGGCGAGTTGCTGCAGCCTGGCGGTCTGAACGCGCTGAAGGAAGTTGGTATGAAGGAATGCGCCGAGTCTATCGGCATGCCCTGTCACGGCTACCTGGTGGTGGACTTGAAAGGTGATCAGGTGGACCTGCCCTACCGCAAGGGTGCCAGTGGAGTGTCTTTCCACTTTGGCGACTTTGTGCAGGGGCTGCGCTCGTACGTCTTCCACAACTGCAAGAAGAATGTCACGATGATCGAGGGCACCGTTAACGCGATCTTGACGGAGGGCTTCTCCTTCAGCGAGCGTGCCTACGGCGTGGAGTACACGGTAGCGGAGAAGTATGAGGTGCCAGCCAATCCGTTCCGCGAGGACCCGCCCAAGGCCGACCCTATGGTGCGGACAGTGCGCAGGGTTGCCACGGCACCACTGGTTGTCATGTGCGATGGCGGTATGTCCAAGTGGAAGAGTCGCTACCAGCACTACACCCCCGCCTCTGCCAACCACTCCAACTTTGTCGGTCTCGTGCTCAAGAAGGTGCGTCTACCCAAGGAGCAGCGCGGTACGGTCTTCTTCGGCAAGACAGGCCCGATCCTGTCTTACCGCCTGGACGACAGCGAACTGCGCATATTGGTGGACTACAACAAGCCCATGCTGCCAAGCCTCGAGAAACAGAGCGAGTGGCTCATCCAAGATGTGGCGCCGCGCCTGCCAGAGCACATGCGCGAGGAGTTCATTCGCGTGTCGAAAGACACAAAGAGTCTGCGCAGCATGCCTGTGGCGCTCTATCCGCCCGCGTTCCCTTGCATCAAGGGCTACGTGGGCATCGGCGACCACGCCAACCAGCGGCACCCGCTGACGGGCGGCGGCATGACGTGCTGTTTTCGTGATGCGATTCGCCTGGCAAACAGCTTGAAGGGCATCCCATCACTGCGCTCTGCCAACCAGGACGAGATGGCCGCCATTGAGGACACGGTGCAGTCCGCCATTTTGAACTACGTACGCTTCCGCTATacccacagctgctgcatcaaCCTGCTGTCGTGGGCTCTCTATTCCGTCTTTAGCACTCCAGCTCTGCGCGACGCGTGCTTCGACTACTTTGTGTGCGGTGGGGAGTGCGTGTCGGGGCCGATGGACCTGCTAGCCGGCCTCGACCCGAGCTTGGGCGCTCTCATCTTCCACTACTACGGTGTGGTACTGTACAGCGTCGCTAACGTGATAatgggggtgggtgtgcaCAACGGCAGTGGCAAGCAGCTGTCCGACTTGGAGAAGCTGATGAACGTCGCCTCCTTTTTTGTGGACTGGGAGCGCATGAAACACGCCGCGTACCTGCTGGGCAAGTCGACGAAGATCGCGCTACCGCTAGTGAAGAACGAGTTCTTCTCCATGTGGCGCTTCGTCGATCCCACAAGCCCACTGGCCAACATCTCCAAGCGCATCAAGATGATGATCTACGCTAGGCAGCTCAACGGCAAGCAACGCAAACCTGTCGGTATCTGA
- a CDS encoding putative MCAK-like kinesin, with amino-acid sequence MMESQLKQLLVQGGLEHTVQGFVEGGVTSVQQLKQLTMQDYHSVGVIVMTDRRKLFELIQFLKRDQANGSGGFMGGPAAAMASTSSKSPPPAAEPVPRAQASAHGSAAPARVFTPLRRATPTEAIQRREREKMEQPRPMSAQRRDPNADEGENAVRSAAAPAKPLSRPVSRVGASSPSPFGRRPTADGGNAQRRRTSRITVVIRKRPLNVNEHADGLYDILATDPDNNHIITLLEPRQKVDLTRYIEKHRFTYDKVMDDRKTNRDVYEEACKPLIETVFEGGCATCFAYGQTGSGKTYTMLGKDKQEGVYLMAAKDLWSRLSRGMGINVSFFEIYGGKLYDLLNERERLACREDSRGVVNVCGLTEHRVDSTDHLMEIIDYGNTIRAAGSTGMNADSSRSHAILHITIVNEKNRFFGRFTFIDLAGSERGADTLDSDRTTRLEGAEINKSLFALKECIRALDQNHRHIPFRGSKLTAVLRDCFMGNSRTVMIGNISPASGSCEHTLNTLRYADRVKELKKDRSSHSAAEEIMMGQMPTEHIETVGISGSFAQRRAKERVVTSSRSSSQTRTREPGTPNQKMGNSFNRPGDDSSDNTLRSNRSFGSRPVTRNSPQKRYYYRPTPTHSRGPSGMSSAMPTPMGDDSRYDSGDSLDAEEDHLILAHRHHIDCMMELLKEEMTQLNAAENPENSMSGYCRRVDAILSSQVRRIEELRRQLDQYTRHAGAAGRR; translated from the coding sequence ATGATGGAGTCGCAGCTTAAGCAGCTGCTTGTGCAGGGTGGGCTGGAGCACACGGTGCAAGGCTTCGTCGAGGGCGGCGTTACCTCTGtccagcagctgaagcagctcaCCATGCAGGACTACCACTCCGTCGGCGTCATCGTCATGACGGACCGTCGGAAGCTCTTCGAGCTCATTCAGTTCTTGAAGCGTGATCAGGCAAACGGCAGTGGCGGTTTCATGGGAGGACCTGCCGCAGCGATGGCATCGACGAGCTCCAAGTCACCGCCCCCCGCCGCGGAGCCGGTGCCGCGTGCGCAGGCCTCCGCACACGGCTCCGCGGCGCCAGCCCGAGTCTTTACACCGTTGCGCCGTGCGACCCCGACGGAGGCGATACAGCGACGCGAGCGGGAAAAGATGGAGCAACCACGGCCGAtgtcggcgcagcgccgtgacCCCAACGCGGACGAAGGCGAAAACGCCGTccgctctgccgctgctccagcaAAGCCGCTGTCGCGCCCGGTGAGCCGCGTTGGTGCTTCGTCTCCCTCACCGTTCGGCCGGCGCCCAACTGCAGACGGGGGCAACGCACAGCGACGTCGTACCAGTCGAATTACCGTGGTGATTCGCAAGCGTCCCCTCAACGTTAACGAGCACGCCGACGGTCTCTACGACATTCTCGCGACAGACCCGGACAACAACCACATCATTACGCTGCTCGAGCCGCGCCAGAAGGTAGACCTCACCCGCTACATCGAGAAGCACCGCTTTACGTACGATAAGGTTATGGACGACCGCAAGACCAACAGGGACGTGTATGAGGAAGCCTGCAAGCCGTTGATCGAGACGGTGTTCGAGGGTGGCTGTGCAACGTGTTTTGCTTACGGTCAGACGGGTAGCGGTAAGACATACACAATGCTAGGCAAGGACAAGCAGGAGGGCGTGTACCTGATGGCGGCCAAGGACCTCTGGTCGCGACTGAGTCGGGGTATGGGTATCAATGTCTCTTTCTTCGAGATCTACGGAGGCAAACTGTACGACCTGCTGAATGAGCGCGAGCGGTTGGCATGTAGGGAGGATAGCCGCGGCGTTGTTAACGTCTGTGGTCTGACGGAGCATCGTGTGGACAGCACCGACCATCTTATGGAGATCATCGACTACGGCAACACCATCCGTGCAGCGGGCTCAACTGGCATGAACGCCGACTCCTCACGCTCGCACGCCATTCTCCATATCACCATCGTGAATGAAAAGAACCGCTTTTTTGGTCGCTTCACTTTCATCGATCTTGCTGGCTCTGAGCGCGGCGCTGACACGCTGGATAGCGACCGCACCACGCGGCTGGAGGGGGCGGAGATCAATAAGTCTCTCTTTGCCCTCAAGGAGTGCATCCGTGCGTTAGATCAGAACCATCGCCATATTCCGTTTCGAGGGTCTAAGCTaacagcggtgctgcgtgaCTGTTTCATGGGCAACAGCCGCACGGTGATGATCGGTAACATCAGCCCTGCTagcggcagctgcgagcACACACTCAACACGCTGCGCTACGCTGACCGTGTAAAGGAGCTCAAGAAAGACAGGTCTAGCCACAGCGCGGCAGAGGAGATTATGATGGGGCAGATGCCCACGGAGCACATCGAAACTGTCGGCATCTCCGGCTCCTttgcgcagcgtcgcgcgaAGGAACGTGTGGTCACGAGCTCGCGCTCCTCGAGTCAGACACGCACTCGCGAGCCCGGAACACCAAACCAGAAGATGGGCAACAGCTTCAATCGACCCGGCGACGACAGCTCTGACAACACGCTCCGGTCCAACCGCAGCTTCGGCTCGCGCCCCGTCACCAGGAACTCCCCACAGAAGAGGTATTACTACCGCCCGACCCCGACCCACAGTCGTGGCCCGAGTGGCATGTCCTCGGCGATGCCGACACCTATGGGTGATGACTCGCGGTACGACAGCGGTGACAGTCTCGACGCCGAGGAAGACCACCTGATCTTGGCACATCGTCATCATATTGACTGCATGATGGAGCTGCTAAAAGAGGAGATGACGCAGCTCAACGCCGCCGAGAACCCGGAGAACTCGATGAGTGGGTACTGCAGACGTGTCGACGCTATTCTCTCCTCCCAggtgcgccgcatcgaggagctgcgccggcagCTCGATCAGTACACCCGCCATGCTGGTGCCGCTGGCCGCCGCTGA